Proteins encoded by one window of Mycolicibacterium cosmeticum:
- a CDS encoding ATP-binding protein produces MSEQCRADELRTLFLFEHLSDSQLEILCAEGRIETFPAGVLVREGDPARCFYVMIDGELVMSGRMGGIDVQTRRTSQRGAYCGAWVAYIPDAAQVYDVSIQLTRSSRFFVLDAERFAGFMQSQFPMAVHLLAGHTLGAIRQQQLLGQRARLTALGTITAGLTHHLNNPAAAVARAATDLAGVLRRLQRRATPPDWADLHADAVEHAGSGPRIGPLELSDREEQIGDWLQQRGVAAGWDHAPTFAEAGLDVGWLQRMATAIGEPVPAGELRRAVELLTDCLDGELRLRDITEASKRISALLEGAKHYSQMDRGDIRQADLHELLNSTLLMFQGRIGPGSGIALITQWDPSIPEIGCHAGDLNQVWTNLIENALEAMRGRGTLTVRTAREGDDMVCVQICDDGPGIAPDIIDHVFTAFFTTKPAGEGNGLGLDLAWRITERHGGNLSVSSVPGDTRFSVRLPVYLSPSQ; encoded by the coding sequence ATGTCTGAGCAATGCCGGGCCGACGAATTACGCACGCTGTTCCTGTTTGAGCACCTGTCGGACAGCCAGCTCGAAATATTGTGTGCCGAAGGACGGATCGAGACTTTTCCGGCCGGCGTCTTGGTCCGCGAAGGTGATCCCGCGCGGTGCTTCTACGTCATGATCGATGGTGAGCTGGTGATGTCTGGACGGATGGGCGGTATAGACGTCCAGACTCGCCGGACCTCGCAGCGCGGCGCGTACTGCGGGGCATGGGTGGCGTATATCCCCGATGCCGCACAGGTTTACGACGTGTCGATTCAGCTCACCCGCAGTTCGCGCTTCTTCGTCCTGGATGCCGAGCGGTTCGCCGGCTTCATGCAGTCGCAGTTCCCGATGGCCGTTCACCTACTGGCGGGTCACACCTTGGGCGCCATCCGGCAGCAGCAGCTGCTCGGTCAGCGGGCCCGGCTGACGGCGCTGGGCACCATCACGGCGGGACTGACCCACCATCTGAACAATCCGGCCGCTGCTGTGGCGCGCGCCGCCACCGACCTGGCCGGTGTGCTGCGGCGGCTGCAACGACGGGCGACGCCGCCGGACTGGGCCGACCTGCACGCCGACGCCGTCGAGCACGCCGGCAGCGGACCGCGTATCGGCCCACTGGAACTCTCCGATCGTGAGGAGCAGATCGGGGACTGGCTACAGCAGCGCGGCGTCGCCGCAGGCTGGGACCACGCCCCGACTTTCGCCGAAGCCGGACTGGACGTCGGCTGGTTACAACGGATGGCCACCGCGATCGGTGAACCCGTGCCCGCCGGTGAGCTGCGGCGCGCCGTCGAACTGCTCACCGATTGCCTGGACGGCGAGCTGCGGCTGCGGGACATCACCGAGGCGAGCAAGCGGATCTCAGCTCTGCTGGAGGGGGCAAAGCACTATTCGCAGATGGACCGCGGGGATATCCGCCAGGCCGATCTCCATGAGCTGCTGAACAGCACACTGCTGATGTTCCAGGGGCGCATCGGGCCGGGCAGCGGCATCGCGCTGATCACCCAGTGGGACCCGTCCATACCGGAGATAGGCTGTCACGCAGGCGATCTGAATCAAGTTTGGACGAACCTGATCGAGAATGCGCTGGAGGCCATGCGTGGTCGCGGCACGCTGACCGTGCGGACCGCCCGGGAGGGCGACGACATGGTGTGCGTGCAGATCTGCGACGACGGCCCCGGTATCGCGCCCGACATCATCGACCACGTGTTCACGGCCTTCTTCACCACCAAGCCGGCCGGCGAAGGCAACGGGCTCGGGTTGGATCTGGCCTGGCGCATCACCGAACGTCACGGCGGCAACCTGTCGGTGTCATCGGTTCCCGGTGACACCCGATTCAGCGTGCGCCTGCCGGTCTACCTCAGTCCATCGCAATGA
- the msrB gene encoding peptide-methionine (R)-S-oxide reductase MsrB: MTYNKNPAAVQALTPEQYRVTQRDGTERPFTGEYWDNHEPGIYVDVVSGEPLFASVDKFDSGSGWPSFTKPIEKTNVVEKRDFSHLMIRTEVRSAGADSHLGHLFTDGPRDRGGLRYCINSASLRFIHLDDLEEQGYGEYRTLFTTKEDK, translated from the coding sequence ATGACGTACAACAAGAACCCGGCGGCGGTGCAGGCCCTGACCCCCGAGCAATACCGGGTGACCCAGCGCGACGGCACCGAGCGGCCATTCACCGGTGAGTATTGGGACAACCACGAACCGGGTATCTACGTCGACGTGGTGTCGGGCGAGCCGCTGTTCGCCTCGGTCGACAAGTTCGACAGCGGCAGCGGGTGGCCCAGCTTCACCAAACCGATCGAGAAAACCAACGTGGTGGAGAAGCGCGACTTTTCGCACCTGATGATCAGAACCGAAGTGCGCTCGGCCGGCGCCGACAGCCACCTCGGCCATCTGTTCACCGACGGACCGCGCGACCGCGGTGGCTTGCGCTACTGCATCAACTCGGCTTCGCTGAGGTTCATCCACCTCGACGATCTCGAGGAGCAGGGCTACGGCGAGTACCGGACCCTTTTCACGACCAAGGAGGACAAGTGA
- a CDS encoding AraC family transcriptional regulator yields MIEVTRLVAELGRSTGRPGAEVSAWPGLTIHRFTRPAPPRWNEVEPLSFGLIAGEISGYDAVSYAVLGGRREVLSGVLDAAPSRPVFCLLLPIDPYLVRSTLSNMRRPAPLPGPASAVCAPDPEVVNSVVRFLRALASVDDRRVLAPLHLQELVYRLLQGQQRARMVNLAVAQAVTNPMGAVLDYIADHLTEPLTVDTLAAQVCLSPSAFSRGFRELTGRSPYRYVKEKRLDRARQLLEEGRSGVAVVSREVGYSSVSHFIKEFQARFGDTPGRFSSSSGWINAAS; encoded by the coding sequence ATGATCGAGGTGACGCGGTTGGTGGCCGAACTCGGCCGGTCGACGGGGCGCCCGGGTGCCGAGGTGAGTGCCTGGCCCGGGTTGACGATCCACCGGTTCACGCGCCCCGCGCCGCCACGCTGGAACGAGGTCGAGCCGCTGTCCTTCGGGCTGATCGCCGGTGAGATCTCGGGTTACGACGCGGTGAGCTATGCGGTGCTCGGCGGCCGGCGAGAGGTCTTGTCCGGCGTGCTGGATGCCGCTCCGTCCCGCCCGGTCTTCTGCCTGCTGCTGCCGATCGACCCGTACCTGGTCCGGTCCACCCTGTCCAACATGCGCCGCCCGGCGCCGCTGCCCGGACCGGCCAGCGCTGTGTGCGCACCCGATCCGGAGGTGGTGAACAGCGTGGTGCGATTTCTGCGGGCGCTGGCGTCCGTCGACGACCGTCGCGTCCTGGCGCCGCTGCACCTGCAGGAGTTGGTGTACCGGCTGCTGCAGGGCCAGCAGCGGGCCAGGATGGTGAATCTCGCTGTCGCGCAGGCTGTTACGAATCCCATGGGGGCCGTGCTGGACTACATCGCCGACCACCTGACCGAACCGCTGACCGTCGACACGCTGGCCGCGCAGGTGTGCCTGAGTCCGTCGGCCTTTTCCAGGGGGTTCCGGGAATTGACCGGCCGATCGCCGTACCGCTACGTGAAGGAGAAACGGCTGGACCGGGCCAGGCAGTTGCTGGAGGAGGGCCGGTCCGGGGTGGCGGTGGTGTCGCGTGAGGTCGGGTACAGCAGCGTGTCGCATTTCATCAAGGAGTTCCAGGCGCGCTTCGGCGACACCCCCGGTCGTTTCTCCAGCTCTTCCGGCTGGATCAACGCTGCCAGTTGA
- a CDS encoding putative quinol monooxygenase, with amino-acid sequence MGATDPIVVVAHWHTTDGALDTVLAQIAALRPRSLAEPGCLDYQAFQSVLDPTHLVLVERYRDTAALDEHLASPHYQELVVGRVRPLLTDRQVELLAPRPSS; translated from the coding sequence ATGGGCGCAACCGACCCGATAGTGGTGGTGGCGCACTGGCACACCACCGACGGCGCACTCGACACGGTGCTGGCGCAGATCGCCGCGTTGCGCCCACGGTCGCTGGCCGAGCCCGGCTGCCTCGACTACCAGGCCTTCCAAAGCGTCCTCGACCCGACCCACCTCGTCCTCGTCGAGCGCTACCGCGACACGGCCGCCCTCGACGAGCACCTGGCGTCACCGCACTACCAGGAGCTGGTGGTCGGGCGGGTGCGCCCGCTGCTCACCGACCGGCAGGTGGAGCTCTTGGCGCCGCGGCCGTCCAGCTGA
- the msrA gene encoding peptide-methionine (S)-S-oxide reductase MsrA, with product MSNYQKAILAGGCFWGMQDLIRKQPGVVSTRVGYTGGRNDHATYRNHPGHAEAVEIIYDPAQTDYRALLEFFFQIHDPSTKDRQGNDVGSSYRSAIFYVDDEQRRIALDTIADVDASGLWPGKVVTEVVPEADFWEAEPEHQDYLVRYPSGYTCHFPRPGWKLPKRADASA from the coding sequence GTGAGCAATTACCAGAAGGCGATTCTGGCCGGCGGGTGCTTCTGGGGCATGCAGGACCTGATCCGCAAGCAGCCCGGTGTCGTGTCCACCCGGGTCGGCTACACCGGCGGGCGCAACGATCACGCGACCTACCGCAACCATCCCGGCCACGCCGAGGCGGTGGAGATCATCTACGACCCGGCGCAGACCGACTACCGTGCGCTGCTGGAGTTCTTCTTCCAGATCCACGATCCGTCCACCAAGGACCGGCAGGGCAATGACGTGGGCAGCAGCTACCGTTCGGCGATCTTCTACGTCGACGACGAACAGAGGCGCATCGCGCTGGACACCATCGCCGACGTGGACGCGTCCGGTCTGTGGCCGGGCAAGGTGGTGACCGAGGTGGTGCCCGAGGCCGACTTCTGGGAGGCCGAGCCCGAGCATCAGGATTACCTGGTGCGGTACCCGTCGGGCTACACCTGCCACTTCCCGCGGCCCGGCTGGAAGCTGCCGAAGCGCGCCGACGCTAGCGCCTAG
- a CDS encoding nuclear transport factor 2 family protein has translation MTSRLFTRDELTEAFARFERTVARAAETRDWDPWVDQYTPDVEYIEHAAGTMRGREEVRPWIWNTMESFPGNHMTAFPALWTVIDEATGRVICELDNPMRDPGDGTIISATNISIVTYAGDGLWRRQEDIYNPLRFVSAAMKWCKKAAELGTLPDEAAAWMQGMGRTK, from the coding sequence GTGACGAGCAGGTTGTTCACCCGCGATGAGCTGACAGAGGCATTCGCACGGTTCGAGCGGACGGTCGCCAGGGCCGCCGAGACCCGGGACTGGGACCCATGGGTCGACCAGTACACCCCCGATGTCGAGTACATCGAGCACGCCGCGGGCACCATGCGCGGCCGCGAAGAGGTGCGCCCATGGATCTGGAACACCATGGAGTCCTTTCCCGGCAACCACATGACCGCCTTCCCGGCGCTGTGGACGGTGATCGACGAGGCCACCGGCCGGGTGATCTGCGAACTGGACAACCCGATGCGCGATCCCGGCGACGGCACGATCATCAGCGCCACCAACATCTCCATCGTCACCTACGCCGGTGACGGCCTGTGGCGGCGCCAGGAGGACATCTACAACCCGCTGCGGTTCGTGTCGGCCGCGATGAAGTGGTGCAAGAAGGCCGCGGAGTTGGGCACTCTGCCCGACGAGGCGGCGGCCTGGATGCAGGGGATGGGGCGGACGAAGTGA
- a CDS encoding VOC family protein gives MTAPVDARFRGVHHVSLTVTDLAASVAWYQRVFRTERLDITIPHYGREETGYSVLLPEPRSGLIFGLHTNTGNHGERFDEAHTGLDHVSFGVSGRAALQVWTAWLDELGVEHTGIVDETDPLTYSTVVFRDPDNIQLELIAMD, from the coding sequence ATGACTGCGCCCGTCGACGCCCGCTTCCGCGGCGTGCACCACGTGTCGTTGACCGTCACCGATCTCGCGGCGAGCGTCGCGTGGTACCAGCGGGTATTCCGGACCGAGCGGTTGGACATCACCATCCCGCATTACGGCCGGGAGGAGACCGGTTACAGCGTGCTGTTGCCCGAGCCCCGATCGGGTCTGATCTTCGGGCTGCACACCAACACCGGCAATCACGGGGAACGCTTCGACGAGGCCCACACCGGGTTGGATCACGTGTCGTTCGGGGTGTCCGGGCGGGCGGCGCTACAGGTGTGGACCGCTTGGCTCGACGAGCTCGGGGTCGAGCACACCGGAATCGTGGACGAGACGGATCCGCTCACGTACTCGACCGTGGTGTTCCGCGATCCGGACAACATTCAGCTCGAACTCATTGCGATGGACTGA
- a CDS encoding class I SAM-dependent methyltransferase: MLATFYAKALDADLPNSILHDRWAKQIVGRIDYDWTRTTMTAGRSPAVTTRSAHFDDWTRQFLAVHPEAVVLHLGCGLDSRFFRVNPGPGVQWYDIDYPEVAGLRERLYSGEGASAATGDGPGEASAARYRVIAASVTDPAWLADIPADRPVLMLGEGLTMYLTEADGTALLRRIVARFPSGELQFDAFSRFGIKAQWTNSVVRKSGATLYWGINRPDEIVAAVPGVRLLAWQSPFETASFRQVSLPFRLMARAMSAVPAAKYMAQYHRYAF; the protein is encoded by the coding sequence ATGCTCGCCACGTTCTACGCCAAGGCCCTCGACGCGGACCTACCGAATTCGATCCTGCACGATCGGTGGGCCAAGCAGATCGTCGGCCGTATCGACTACGACTGGACCCGCACGACGATGACGGCCGGCCGGTCACCGGCCGTCACCACCCGGTCGGCGCACTTCGACGACTGGACCCGGCAGTTCCTCGCGGTCCACCCCGAGGCAGTCGTGCTGCACCTGGGGTGCGGGCTGGACAGCCGGTTCTTCCGGGTGAACCCGGGGCCGGGCGTGCAGTGGTACGACATCGACTATCCCGAGGTAGCCGGGCTGCGTGAGCGCCTCTACTCAGGTGAAGGGGCGAGCGCAGCGACGGGGGATGGACCAGGTGAGGCGAGCGCAGCGCGGTATCGGGTGATCGCGGCCTCGGTCACCGATCCGGCCTGGCTGGCCGACATTCCCGCCGACCGCCCGGTCCTGATGCTCGGCGAGGGACTGACCATGTACCTCACCGAGGCCGACGGCACGGCGCTGCTCCGACGCATCGTGGCCCGATTCCCTTCCGGGGAACTGCAATTCGACGCCTTCAGCCGATTCGGCATCAAGGCGCAGTGGACCAACTCGGTGGTGCGCAAGTCCGGGGCGACCCTGTACTGGGGCATCAACCGGCCCGACGAGATCGTCGCGGCGGTGCCCGGCGTGCGACTGCTGGCCTGGCAGTCACCGTTCGAGACGGCCAGTTTCCGGCAGGTGTCCCTGCCGTTCCGACTGATGGCCCGGGCGATGTCGGCGGTGCCGGCCGCCAAGTACATGGCGCAGTACCACCGCTACGCGTTCTGA
- a CDS encoding NAD-dependent epimerase/dehydratase family protein yields the protein MTTSLVIGGNGYLGSHVVRCLVEDGEDVRVMVRQGANTVGIDDLEVQRFVGDIWDNEVLRAAMTGVDVVYYCVVDTRGWLRDPAPLFRTNVEGTRNVLDIATEPEIASCLQKFVFTSSYATVGRRRGRVATEDDVISERGLTPYVRSRVQAEKLVLQYARERGLPAVAMCVSTTYGGKDWGRTPHGEIIAGAAFGKLPFVMSGIELEAVGVNDAARALIKAAALGRVGERYLISDKMISNAEVARIAAEAAGVPAPARSIPLPLTYLLATMGTIKGKMKGTDEKLSLASLRLMRAEAPVDCAKARRELGWEPSPVENSIREAARFWVGLRQARRKTKAG from the coding sequence GTGACGACTTCCTTGGTGATCGGCGGGAACGGCTACCTGGGTTCCCATGTGGTGCGCTGCCTGGTCGAGGACGGTGAAGACGTCCGGGTGATGGTGCGCCAGGGCGCCAACACCGTCGGCATCGACGACCTGGAGGTGCAGCGCTTCGTCGGCGACATCTGGGACAACGAGGTGTTGCGCGCGGCCATGACCGGAGTCGACGTCGTCTACTACTGCGTCGTCGACACCCGCGGCTGGTTGCGTGATCCCGCGCCGCTGTTCCGTACCAACGTGGAGGGCACCCGCAATGTCCTGGACATCGCCACCGAACCCGAAATCGCTTCGTGCTTGCAGAAATTCGTGTTCACCAGTAGCTACGCCACGGTGGGCCGGCGTCGTGGCCGGGTCGCCACCGAGGACGACGTGATCTCGGAACGGGGATTGACGCCGTACGTGCGGTCGCGGGTGCAGGCCGAGAAATTGGTGTTGCAATACGCCCGTGAGCGCGGGCTGCCCGCGGTGGCCATGTGCGTGTCCACCACCTACGGCGGAAAGGATTGGGGGCGCACGCCGCACGGTGAGATCATCGCCGGCGCGGCCTTCGGCAAGTTGCCCTTCGTGATGAGCGGAATCGAGTTGGAGGCGGTCGGCGTCAACGATGCCGCCCGCGCCCTGATCAAGGCCGCCGCATTGGGCCGGGTCGGGGAGCGTTACCTGATCTCGGACAAGATGATCAGCAACGCCGAGGTGGCGCGGATCGCCGCGGAGGCGGCCGGTGTGCCCGCACCGGCGAGATCGATTCCGCTGCCGCTGACCTATCTGCTGGCCACCATGGGCACCATCAAGGGCAAGATGAAGGGCACCGACGAGAAGCTGTCGCTGGCCTCGTTGCGCCTCATGCGTGCCGAGGCGCCGGTGGATTGCGCCAAGGCCAGGCGCGAACTCGGTTGGGAGCCATCGCCGGTGGAGAACTCCATCCGTGAGGCGGCCCGGTTCTGGGTGGGCCTGCGGCAAGCGCGACGCAAGACCAAGGCCGGCTGA
- a CDS encoding SRPBCC family protein has protein sequence MVTTGPATAGAEVGIAASPEAVYALITDLPTLATLAEETHTMEWVSGDAPIAGAVFKGHNRNGAKKWTTTCTVTTAEPGRTFAFDVKSTGLPIAHWRYDITTTADGGCTVTERTWDRRPGWFKPLAKLATGVSDRDAANAEHIKATLARLKSRAESGITG, from the coding sequence ATGGTTACCACCGGACCGGCCACCGCGGGCGCCGAGGTCGGCATCGCCGCCTCGCCCGAGGCGGTCTACGCGCTGATCACCGATCTGCCCACGCTGGCCACCCTGGCCGAGGAAACCCACACGATGGAGTGGGTCAGTGGCGACGCGCCGATCGCGGGGGCGGTGTTCAAGGGGCACAACCGCAACGGCGCCAAGAAGTGGACCACCACGTGCACGGTCACCACGGCCGAGCCGGGCCGCACCTTCGCGTTCGACGTCAAGTCCACCGGTCTGCCGATCGCGCACTGGCGTTACGACATCACGACCACCGCCGACGGTGGCTGCACCGTCACCGAGCGGACCTGGGACCGCCGGCCGGGCTGGTTCAAGCCGCTGGCCAAGCTGGCCACCGGGGTCTCGGATCGGGATGCGGCCAACGCCGAGCACATCAAGGCCACCCTGGCGCGGCTGAAGAGCAGGGCCGAGTCCGGGATCACCGGCTAG
- a CDS encoding DUF4349 domain-containing protein, with translation MAKALALVLLLAALTGCAGGPPALDRAAPVAPEAPVASAPESKLTDAGGGPPLAPPDVPDTKRDIVKTATVTITAADPPVTADRAAEIATTAGGRVDNRSEDAGSGTGRAHVSLTLRVPAAKLDAALADLKKLGTVESVQITSDDVTAQRVDLDARITALQTSVDRLLGIMRDAKDPEALIKAEEALSQRQADLDSLRAQRAALGAQIDYSTVNVEIRAERVGGPAPEQYHGFFGQVERGWDLLMSALWQTLLAVGLLLPWLAAVAVAGGIGYAIVRLVRSRRS, from the coding sequence ATGGCAAAGGCCCTGGCCCTGGTTCTGCTCCTGGCGGCGCTCACCGGCTGTGCCGGCGGTCCGCCGGCCCTGGACCGGGCGGCGCCGGTGGCACCGGAGGCTCCGGTGGCATCGGCTCCCGAATCGAAGCTCACCGACGCCGGCGGCGGCCCGCCGCTGGCGCCCCCGGACGTGCCGGACACCAAGCGCGACATCGTCAAGACCGCGACCGTGACCATCACCGCCGCCGATCCGCCCGTCACCGCCGACCGGGCCGCCGAGATCGCGACGACGGCGGGCGGCCGGGTGGACAACCGGTCCGAGGACGCGGGTTCGGGTACCGGGCGGGCGCACGTCTCGCTGACCCTGCGGGTGCCCGCCGCGAAACTCGACGCCGCGCTGGCCGACCTCAAGAAGCTGGGCACCGTGGAGAGCGTGCAGATCACCTCCGACGACGTGACCGCGCAGCGGGTGGACCTCGACGCGCGCATCACCGCGTTGCAGACATCGGTGGACCGGCTGCTGGGCATCATGCGCGATGCCAAGGACCCCGAGGCGCTGATCAAGGCCGAGGAAGCGTTGTCGCAGCGGCAGGCCGACCTGGACAGCCTGCGGGCACAGCGGGCGGCGCTGGGCGCCCAGATCGACTACAGCACCGTGAACGTGGAGATCCGCGCCGAGCGGGTCGGCGGTCCCGCTCCCGAGCAGTACCACGGGTTCTTCGGACAGGTTGAGCGTGGCTGGGACCTGCTGATGAGCGCGCTGTGGCAGACGCTGCTGGCGGTCGGGCTGCTGCTGCCGTGGCTGGCGGCGGTGGCCGTGGCCGGCGGCATCGGGTACGCGATCGTGCGGCTGGTCCGCTCCCGGCGTTCCTGA
- a CDS encoding DUF427 domain-containing protein, which produces MSERPVLQPGPQHPITITPTGLRVTVRVNGAVVADTENALTLQEASYPAVQYLPLADVDAAVLTRSDTATYCPYKGEASYYDVAGVPDAIWTYEDPYPAVAAIAGRVAFYPDKADIVVG; this is translated from the coding sequence ATGAGTGAACGTCCCGTGCTCCAGCCCGGTCCGCAGCACCCCATCACCATCACGCCGACCGGGCTGCGCGTCACGGTCCGGGTGAACGGCGCCGTCGTCGCCGATACCGAGAATGCGCTGACCTTGCAGGAGGCGAGCTATCCGGCCGTGCAGTACCTGCCGCTGGCCGATGTCGACGCCGCGGTGCTGACCCGCAGTGACACCGCGACCTACTGCCCCTACAAGGGTGAGGCCAGCTATTACGACGTGGCCGGGGTGCCGGACGCGATCTGGACCTACGAGGACCCGTACCCGGCGGTGGCCGCGATCGCCGGGCGGGTCGCCTTCTACCCGGACAAGGCCGACATCGTCGTGGGCTGA
- a CDS encoding type 1 glutamine amidotransferase domain-containing protein has protein sequence MSVPYVLFVVTNAAVIGPNNRPTGFFFPEIAHPFAVLDRAGVAVEFCSPLGGRPPEDGFDADDAEQTAFLDTKAYRRLGRSRRLAEVDVVDYDAVFVPGGLGPMVDITGNPEVQDTVRRAWDAGLIVSAVCHGPSAFLGVTLADGSPFVRGRKLTSFSTAEEDGYADKDVPFDLEAALRAEGALYTATEPWHPQLVVDGRLITGQNPQSGSLVGEALVDALKRV, from the coding sequence GTGAGCGTGCCCTATGTCCTGTTCGTCGTGACCAACGCGGCGGTGATCGGTCCCAACAACCGGCCGACCGGATTCTTCTTCCCGGAGATCGCGCATCCGTTCGCGGTGCTCGACCGGGCCGGCGTCGCCGTCGAATTCTGCTCCCCGCTGGGCGGCCGGCCCCCGGAGGACGGATTCGATGCCGACGATGCCGAGCAGACCGCATTCCTGGACACCAAGGCGTACCGACGGCTGGGTCGCAGCCGCCGGCTGGCCGAGGTGGACGTCGTGGACTATGACGCGGTGTTCGTCCCCGGCGGACTCGGACCCATGGTGGACATCACCGGCAACCCCGAGGTGCAGGACACCGTGCGGCGCGCGTGGGACGCGGGCTTGATCGTCTCGGCGGTGTGTCACGGACCGTCGGCGTTCCTCGGCGTCACCCTCGCCGACGGCTCCCCGTTCGTGCGCGGCCGCAAGTTGACGTCCTTCTCGACCGCCGAAGAGGACGGCTACGCCGACAAGGACGTCCCGTTCGACCTGGAAGCCGCGCTGCGCGCCGAGGGTGCGCTCTACACGGCGACGGAACCCTGGCATCCCCAGCTGGTCGTGGACGGCCGCCTGATCACCGGCCAGAACCCGCAATCGGGTTCCTTGGTCGGCGAGGCCCTGGTCGACGCCTTGAAGCGGGTGTGA
- a CDS encoding glycosyltransferase: protein MISFVIPTLNEEKTLERTLRNVTSFSGEHEVIVSDGNSADATIAIGHRYADRVVVHDSPARQTIGQARNMGAALARGDFYVFLDADVVIPDIDEFFGAALEQFGRHPELVAMTVKYRVLPEASTWFDTWVFTMLGLQFRFQNNILGIGGSGGEFQMITAQAFHAVDGFDESLVAAEDMDLFRRLSRIGRTRFDGRLAVFHTGRRAHEVGWPSLLWQWFTNSFTVFVFRRSASREWEVVR, encoded by the coding sequence GTGATCTCGTTCGTCATACCGACGCTGAACGAAGAGAAGACGCTGGAGCGCACGCTGCGCAACGTCACGTCGTTCTCGGGCGAGCACGAGGTCATCGTGTCCGACGGCAACAGTGCCGATGCCACCATCGCGATCGGTCATCGGTACGCCGACCGGGTCGTGGTGCACGACTCGCCGGCCCGCCAGACCATCGGGCAGGCCAGAAACATGGGTGCCGCGCTGGCCCGTGGTGATTTCTACGTCTTCCTCGACGCCGACGTGGTGATCCCCGATATCGACGAATTCTTCGGCGCGGCACTGGAGCAGTTCGGCAGGCACCCGGAGCTGGTGGCCATGACCGTCAAATACCGGGTGCTGCCCGAGGCGAGTACCTGGTTCGACACGTGGGTGTTCACGATGCTCGGGCTGCAATTCCGGTTCCAGAACAACATCCTGGGCATCGGCGGGTCCGGCGGGGAGTTCCAGATGATCACCGCGCAGGCCTTCCATGCCGTCGACGGCTTCGACGAATCGTTGGTCGCCGCCGAGGATATGGACCTGTTCCGCCGGCTGTCCCGGATCGGGCGGACCCGCTTCGACGGTCGGTTGGCCGTCTTCCACACCGGCCGGCGGGCGCACGAAGTCGGCTGGCCCAGCCTGCTGTGGCAATGGTTCACCAACTCGTTCACGGTCTTCGTCTTCCGGCGGTCGGCCAGCCGGGAGTGGGAAGTGGTCCGCTGA